The Terriglobus roseus sequence GGTGAGCCCGCCCGTGTACTGCGTGCCCACGGTGGCGTTCTTCAGCGAACCACTCAGCATCAGGCTCTTGTCGATTGTGAGAGGCAAGACCCTGCCCGCCGTAAGCGCTGGTGTGGATGAATCCTGCACTGCGATCGTTGTCTGGTACGTGCCGAACTGGGTCGGCTTACCTGCAAGCAGACCGCTCGTCGGATCGATGGTGATGCCCGGAGGTAAGCCGTCGGCCACGAACTTGTAGGGCGATTTGCCACCGTCAATCAGGATGGGATTGGTGTAGGCCTTGCTCACAGACCCGTTCGGCAGGGACGACGTCGTGATCTGTAGTTTGCTGCTCAGGTTCAGCGTCACGAAGCCGGACGTTGTGCCGCCGCAGGTCAGCGCGTAGGTATACGTGCCATCCGCAGTGGGCGTCACCTGTGCCGAGCCATAAAAGCCGGTTGCATCCGTGGTGCCGCTTTGCTTGCCAGTCCAGGTTCCTGCGGCAGCGGGCACGTCTCCCTGCGCATCCGGCTGGACAAAGGCATAGCACTGGCTGGCGGTGAGCGAGTACGCGCCAGGCACCTTGTACTTTAGCGTGAGCGGCACACCCGGCTGAATGGAGCCGGTGATCGGGTTGCCGTTCCCATCGGCAAACGACAGCTGCACCGGCGCGGGCAGGTTCAAGTCGAGCATAGACAAGACACCGGGAACGGTTGCGGTTGTGTTCGCATTCTTTTCATAGTGGCTTGCTGCCGCGACGATCTTTCCATCGCTGCCTTGAGTAGGTTGTTGCGGAAACTGCCCTTTATCGCCTTCTACAAATTGCTGTACCACTTTGAAGGTGCCTGATGGCGTGACCTGCAGGATCGCCCCGCAGCCGTTGTGGTTTGAACCAAAGTAGGCCGCGCACGCGGAAAGATCGCCGCCGAGGACTGCTGAGGCATACAGGTTTCCATCGCTGCCGAAGATGGGTGGGCTGTTCATCACGAACGTATTCGTCGCGCTTGAGGTGTAGAGCGTCTGGAAGCTGCCCGACGTGCTTACCTTGAAGGCGGTGGCCGGCGCGTACGGATAGTGATTTGGACTACCTAAGGTCCAGCCGTACAGGTATCCATCCGGTCCCTGCGCAAGTCCAGTCGGATCGATACCCGCCGAATTGTCGGCAGGCAAAGCGTAGACCGTGCTGGTCACCCCGCTTGGCGTCATCTGGAAGATGTATCCGCCCTCCACCGTGCCGGAGTACAACGATCCGTAGAAATTATGATCGGCTCCCTGCACAAGTCTGTTGGTTGGGTATCCGGCTGTAAGAAGCGTCAGAAGATGAAAATCGCCCGTTGGAGAAATGTTGTATATGGCGCTGCCGTTGGTTATCCCAAACGTAGGCTCGTAAAAATAGCCATCATCACCCAGGATCGGTTGCGCAAGGCTCTCCGCCCCGGTGTCTGCGTCGCTGAAGAAGTGGACAGTGGAGAACGTGCCGGATGACCCGTTGGCGACGATCTTGAAGAAGGTGCCGCAGCCGCGGGTCGAGCAGCCGGACGTGCCTCCGCCCTGCGTCATTCCGTAGATGTTGCCGTCAGGGCCAATTACTAGCGGATTGGGGTCGAAGCCCTCCGTTCCGTCCGAGGCGAACGTATGAACAAGGCTGACGACCCCGGTCGGGGTGATCTGATAGATAGCGCCGCAATTTCCGGTGGTGTGGAAGAACACGGAGCCGTTACAGGAACTCGTCGGAGATGTAGCCGTGTAGAAATTGCCGTCCGCCGCCTGCACCGGGGTGCTGAGGGCGACCGGGGTACTATAGGCCGTGGTCGTTTGCGCCGCTGCGGTGGGCAGCCCACAGAGGCTCAGCGTGTACAACAGGCCCTGTGCGCTGGCAAACAGCAGAGGCAGCAAAGAAGCCTTTGTCGGACCTGCAAGGCGTACGATCCAGAATCGGCGCAACAGAGTCCGCGCGGTGCGGCAGAGGAGAAGAAGGAGAAGGGTCACGGGAGTCCTTACCTGCTGTGTTCGAAGTCACAGCTAGTCTGCTGGGACGATCTTTTGGGCGAAGATGTGTCCGCCAGCTTCGGGAGCAAGCTTCACACTTCACGCCTCTTGATCTGAACTCCGGCTGTTGTTTTCGACAAGCGGAGAGGCCGGACAACAAGCGGCAAGGTATGACAAAATCGCTCAAGTCGCTGCTTCAGCCACTTCTTAAGGACGAGACCCCGGTCTATCGGTGGGGAACACACACCATTTGGGCATGTCTATGACTTCGACACCGCAATCGACCTTGCGCGGCTGGAAAGAGATCGCGGCCCATGTAGGACGAGACGTTCGAACGGTCCAGCGTTGGGAAGACCGCGGACTGCCCGTGCGGCGGCTTCCCGGTGCTGAACGCGGCAATGTATATGCCCTCGTCTCGGAGCTCGATGCATGGCTGCACCCTCCGCTAGAGCAGCAGCAGACGGTGCAAGGTTCCAGTGGCGAAACGTTGTCGATACTTTCCGTGTCGGAAGCTGCTCCTGACGTAGCTCCCGTTCCAACGTCCATCCTCGTCGCGTCCACCCCACCTTCCGCAGGAAGAAGCCGCTCGCTTTACTGGCTGTCGGCTGTGTCCCTCGCCGCTCTGCTTGCGATCATCGTCGCAGTAGTCGCTCTTCGGCTGAGGGAGAGGCGCTCTGCGCAATCGTACAGCGGCCATACGGCAGAGCCAGCTGCCCACGACCTGTACCTGCGAGGACTCTACTTCTGCAGTAAACGAAATCCCGAGGGCCTGAAGCTGGCATTGAAGGCCTTCCAGAAAGCCACGCAGATCGACCCCTCGTACGGCGATGCTTATACGGGCCTGGCTCAAACGTACG is a genomic window containing:
- a CDS encoding choice-of-anchor tandem repeat GloVer-containing protein — its product is MLPLLFASAQGLLYTLSLCGLPTAAAQTTTAYSTPVALSTPVQAADGNFYTATSPTSSCNGSVFFHTTGNCGAIYQITPTGVVSLVHTFASDGTEGFDPNPLVIGPDGNIYGMTQGGGTSGCSTRGCGTFFKIVANGSSGTFSTVHFFSDADTGAESLAQPILGDDGYFYEPTFGITNGSAIYNISPTGDFHLLTLLTAGYPTNRLVQGADHNFYGSLYSGTVEGGYIFQMTPSGVTSTVYALPADNSAGIDPTGLAQGPDGYLYGWTLGSPNHYPYAPATAFKVSTSGSFQTLYTSSATNTFVMNSPPIFGSDGNLYASAVLGGDLSACAAYFGSNHNGCGAILQVTPSGTFKVVQQFVEGDKGQFPQQPTQGSDGKIVAAASHYEKNANTTATVPGVLSMLDLNLPAPVQLSFADGNGNPITGSIQPGVPLTLKYKVPGAYSLTASQCYAFVQPDAQGDVPAAAGTWTGKQSGTTDATGFYGSAQVTPTADGTYTYALTCGGTTSGFVTLNLSSKLQITTSSLPNGSVSKAYTNPILIDGGKSPYKFVADGLPPGITIDPTSGLLAGKPTQFGTYQTTIAVQDSSTPALTAGRVLPLTIDKSLMLSGSLKNATVGTQYTGGLTATGGFGTYKWTISAGALPEGLTLNATTGVISGKPTKGEKATFSITITDGENPVDTVTLATSISTVAPPLMVIGGDFVDCTVGVLCDNQFEASGGTPPYTWTVAPGATLPAGMTLASDGSFSFKPIQYYDLPFQIEVQVTDSSKPALTATGIDALTITSSLKANPYTLPVATVGQAYAAPAPVATGGLPPYTWLVIGSDPSVKGEYGAKADGSLYSPGPKTAGTYTITYILKDSEKNQATVQFSVPFTVMAALTPTTTTLSSSNTTAGTGMNVTLTASVARSAGVPTGKVTFYNGTAVLGVSTLDATGSASLTTSFGAAGSYSLTAQYSGDAGFAGSVSPALTETVVTPAVTATANPATLTVTSGKSGTLTLSLSGTGGYSGIVTFTCGTLPSHVSCSFAPPSLTLSSSVTSGSSTLTVSTGPTATALMRRTGLPSRRAPLELAGLLGLTLLWTSRRTRLRLLQLSPMALLLIAFATMTALGLSGCGTASPNASPGTYAVPVNVVVGGATVQSVTVSVVVMQQ